The genomic segment AACCGGGAGATGGCGGCCTATCAGAAGCTGGCGGCCAACCCGAAGTTCGCCGTCCCGACCGGCACGCAGTACGGCGAGGCGGGCCGCTACGCCCTGGTGATCACCGACTACCGCGCCCTCGGCGGGCCGCCGTCGGCGCCGCCGCCGATCGAGATCCGCTTCAGCGATCAGAGCGCGGCCTCCGGGATCACCTTCCGGCACGGCGGGCCCGGCGGCGATCCTGACGGCGGCCCGGCGGGCACGCGCGCCGGCGCGGCGCGCTACGGCTCCGGCGTGGCGATCGGCGACCTGAGCGGCGACGGGCGCCCCGACCTGGTGTTCGCCAATGCCTCGGCGGACGGCAAGGCGCGCCCCGCCCTCTACCTGAACAAGGGGGGGCTGGCCTTCGAAGCGGCCGCGTCCGCGCTGCCGTTCGAGGGGGCCGGCATGGCGGCCGCCCTCGGTGACTTCGACAACGACGGCGACGCCGACCTCTTCCTCACGCGGCTCGGAGGGACGGCGCTCTTCGAGAACGACGGCCACGGACAGTTCAAGGACATCACGGCCAAGGCGCATGCCGCGGTGGCCGGGTTCCCGGTCGGAGCTTCGTGGGGGGACATCGATCATGACGGCGATCTGGATCTTCTGATCGGAAGACTCCGCCGGCCGGGGACGCAGGAGAACGCCACGCCGGTCCTCCTGCTCAACAAGGGGAACGGCACGTTCGCGGACGGCACGGTGTCCATGAAGATCTCGGGGCCGGCCCAGGGGACGGTCGGGGCGGTGTTCGCCGATTTCGACGCCGACCGCGACATCGACCTGGCCCTGTCGTCGGCGGGGGGACAGGACTCGCTCCTGGACAACAGGCGGGACAAGGGGTTCACGGCGCGCGGCAAGGACGCGGGCCTGGCGTCCAAGGGGGCCGGGCGCGGAATCGCGGCCGGTGACGTCGACGGCGACGGGCTGGCCGACCTGGTGTTCGCCTCGGGGACGGGGGAGCCTCTGCGACTGTACCTCAACGGTCCCACGCGGCTGTTCACCCCTCGGGAGATCCCGAATCCTCCCGGGGCAGGGGCCTTCGGGGTGGTCCTGTTCGACGCCGACAACGACGGGGACCTCGACCTGTTCGCCGCCGGCTCGGCTCTCGCCCTCCACCTCAACGACGGATCGGGCCGGTTCCGGGACAAGTCCGAGGCCACCGGCCTCTCCGGGATCGCGGTCAAGGACGGCCGCGGCGCCGCGGCGGCGGACCTGGACGGCGACGGCGACCTCGACCTGGTCGTGACGCAGAATGGCGGGGCGCCGATCCTCCTGCGCAACGAAGGGGGAAACCGGAACCGCTGGCTCGAAGTGGTGCCGCGCGGCCTCAACAGCAACAAGGAGGGGATCGGCTCCAAGATCGAGGTGCTCGCCGGGCCGACCTGGCAGCGCCGCGAGGTGCAGGCCGGCGGAGGCTACCTGTCGCAGTCCCCCCCCGAGGCGCACTTCGGGCTGGGGGAGAGAGGGGTGGCCGACGTCGTCCGGCTGATCTGGCCGGGGGGCGTCCTGCAATCCGAGCTGGACGTGCCGGCCGGACAGCGGGTCGAGGAGAACGAGCTGGACCGCAAGGGATCGTCGTGCCCGCTGCTGTTCGCCTGGAACGGCAGGAGGTACGGCTTCGTGACGGATTTCCTGGGCGTGGGGGGGCTGGGGCTCTGGATGGCGCCGGGTGTCTACGGCACGCCCCAGCCGGAGGAGTACGTGAAGATCGAGCCGGACGCGCTCCAGCCGACGGACGGCGCCTACCGGCTGCAGCTGCTGGAGAATCTCGAGGAGATCACCTATCTCGACGAGGTGAAGCTCGTCGCCCTGGATCACCCGGACGAGATCGACGTCTATCCCCTGGGGGCGTTCGGCGAAAAGGAGCGCCAGCCGCACCGCGTGCTGGCCGTGAAGCGCGACGCGCGCGTCTTCCCGGACCGCGTCCACGACCACAACGACCGGGACGTCACGGACACGATCCGGAAGATCGACCGCCTCTACCCGGACAACTTCCGGCTGGACCGGCTCGCCGGGTACGCCGAGATGCATCACCTGACCCTGGAGTTCCCCGAGCCGGTCCGCAAGCTCGAGCGGCCCGTCCTCTTCCTGTACGGCTGGGTGGACTTCGAGTACTCCTCGGCCAACTACGCCGCCCACCAGAAGGGGATGGCCCTGACGCCGCCCGTCCTCGAGATGATCGACAAGGACGAGAACGTCTTCCGCCCGGTGCTCGATCCGATGGGATTCCCGCCCGGCCTTCCGCGCATGATCAGCGTCGATCTCCGGGGGCTCGCCCCTCTGGCGTCGCGGCAGCTGCGGCTGAGGACGAACATGCGCATCTACTGGGACCAGATTTTCATCGCGGAGCCTCTGTCCGAGGAGGAGCTCAAGGAGAAGGTCAAGGTGGCCGAGATCAGGCCGGCCGGCGCCCACCTGCACCGCAGAGGCTTCCCGCGGGAGCACAGCCCCGACGGACGCGAGCCCAAGATCTACGACTACTCCATCCTGGACAACACGCAGCCGTTCCGGGTCATGACCGGGGACTACACCAGGTTCGGGCGCGTGACCGATCTCCTGACGCGGACGGACGACCGCTTCGTCATCTTCGGCAAGGGGGAAGAGGTCAGCCTGGAGTTCGCCACGAAGGGGCTCCCCGAGGTGCCGCGCCGCTTCAAGCGCAGCTTCATGCTGTACACCAGCGGCTACTGCAAGGACATGGACCCGCACACCGCGTTCTCCGAGACGGTCGAGCCGCTGCCGTTCAAGGGGATGTCGGCGTACCCGTATCCGGAGGGGGAGCGCTACCCGGACGACCCCGAGCACCAGGAGTACCGAAAGACCTGGAACACCCGCAAACTGCAGGGTCGCTGATATGACAACCGCGATCCGGGCGGAAGGCCTCTCCAAGGTCTACGTCAAGAGGCGCTCGCTGCGCGACCTGGTCCCGCACCCGTTCCGCCGAGCCGAACGGATCACGGCTCTCGCGGACCTGAACCTCGACGTCCAGGCCGGCGAGTTCTTCGGGCTTCTGGGCCCGAACGGCGCCGGCAAGACGACCCTGCTCAAGATCCTGGCCGGCCTGGTCCTGCCGACCTCCGGCCGGGCGCTGGTGCAGGAAGTGGACGTGGCCCGGGACGATCAGAAGGTCAAGCGGGCGATCGGGTTCATGACCTCCGACGAGCGCTCGTTCTACTGGCGGCTGACCGGCAGGGAGAACCTGGAGTTCTTCGGCCGGCTGTATGGGCTGGGGGCCGCGGAGGCGCGGCGCGTCTCGGCCACCCTCCTCGGCGTGGTCGAGATGGAGCCCCAGGCCGACCGCGCCTTCATGGGCTACTCCACCGGCATGAAGCAGCGACTGGCGATCGCGCGCGCGCTCCTGCACGATCCGCCGGTCCTCTGCCTCGACGAGCCGACCCGCAGTCTCGACCCGATCGCGGCCAAGCACCTGCGGCGCTTCGTCCTCGATCGCCTCAACCGCGAGCGAGGGAAGACGGTCGTGCTGGCGACCCACAACCTGCAGGAGGCGGAGGAGCTGTGCGGCCGGCTGGTCGTCCTCGACCGCGGCCATATCCTGAAGGAGGGGAGCGTGGCCGCGATCACCGCGGGGCTGCCCGGCAGGGACGAGTACATCCTGGCCGTCCGCGGGCTTCAGGACCCGCCGGCCGGGGCGCGCTGGCGGCTTCGGA from the Candidatus Polarisedimenticolia bacterium genome contains:
- a CDS encoding FG-GAP-like repeat-containing protein: MSATAGRGLLAAAVVGSVAAALMCAGAATPGPPAGTATAIDDVIRANNRGAALMEQFKHAQAVDEFRKVTAGAPGWAPGFVNLGLAALYARDAAGAKSAFLEAVRLDPALPHAHYGLALHYKNDGKTQEAIEALQKARSIDPEDGDILYNLGLLHARQRQFEPAIASLTRAREVDPNSMSVRYQLARALLQSGRQADGNREMAAYQKLAANPKFAVPTGTQYGEAGRYALVITDYRALGGPPSAPPPIEIRFSDQSAASGITFRHGGPGGDPDGGPAGTRAGAARYGSGVAIGDLSGDGRPDLVFANASADGKARPALYLNKGGLAFEAAASALPFEGAGMAAALGDFDNDGDADLFLTRLGGTALFENDGHGQFKDITAKAHAAVAGFPVGASWGDIDHDGDLDLLIGRLRRPGTQENATPVLLLNKGNGTFADGTVSMKISGPAQGTVGAVFADFDADRDIDLALSSAGGQDSLLDNRRDKGFTARGKDAGLASKGAGRGIAAGDVDGDGLADLVFASGTGEPLRLYLNGPTRLFTPREIPNPPGAGAFGVVLFDADNDGDLDLFAAGSALALHLNDGSGRFRDKSEATGLSGIAVKDGRGAAAADLDGDGDLDLVVTQNGGAPILLRNEGGNRNRWLEVVPRGLNSNKEGIGSKIEVLAGPTWQRREVQAGGGYLSQSPPEAHFGLGERGVADVVRLIWPGGVLQSELDVPAGQRVEENELDRKGSSCPLLFAWNGRRYGFVTDFLGVGGLGLWMAPGVYGTPQPEEYVKIEPDALQPTDGAYRLQLLENLEEITYLDEVKLVALDHPDEIDVYPLGAFGEKERQPHRVLAVKRDARVFPDRVHDHNDRDVTDTIRKIDRLYPDNFRLDRLAGYAEMHHLTLEFPEPVRKLERPVLFLYGWVDFEYSSANYAAHQKGMALTPPVLEMIDKDENVFRPVLDPMGFPPGLPRMISVDLRGLAPLASRQLRLRTNMRIYWDQIFIAEPLSEEELKEKVKVAEIRPAGAHLHRRGFPREHSPDGREPKIYDYSILDNTQPFRVMTGDYTRFGRVTDLLTRTDDRFVIFGKGEEVSLEFATKGLPEVPRRFKRSFMLYTSGYCKDMDPHTAFSETVEPLPFKGMSAYPYPEGERYPDDPEHQEYRKTWNTRKLQGR
- a CDS encoding ABC transporter ATP-binding protein; this encodes MTTAIRAEGLSKVYVKRRSLRDLVPHPFRRAERITALADLNLDVQAGEFFGLLGPNGAGKTTLLKILAGLVLPTSGRALVQEVDVARDDQKVKRAIGFMTSDERSFYWRLTGRENLEFFGRLYGLGAAEARRVSATLLGVVEMEPQADRAFMGYSTGMKQRLAIARALLHDPPVLCLDEPTRSLDPIAAKHLRRFVLDRLNRERGKTVVLATHNLQEAEELCGRLVVLDRGHILKEGSVAAITAGLPGRDEYILAVRGLQDPPAGARWRLRIERRDGDMARLLAEVDRDGTAFSDLLAAILAARATIVSCARREPSLQEVFDRMSPDEERAAR